The Pseudarthrobacter sp. BIM B-2242 region TCGATGTCATCCCCATCATGCGGCGCATCCAGGACGGCCAGGTGATCACCCAGTTCGATTACCCCACCTGCGAAGGCCTGGGCCTGATCAAGATGGACTTCCTGGGGCTGCGGAACCTGACGATCATTTCCGACGCCCTGGAGAACATCAAGCTCAACCGCGGCCACGACCTGGACCTGGACAGCCTGGCCCTTGACGACGTCCCCTCCTACGAACTGATGGCCAGGGGCGACACGCTAGGCGTGTTCCAGCTCGACGGCGGCCCCATGCGCGCGCTGCTGAAGCTGATGAAGCCTGACAACTTCGAAGACATCTCGGCCGTCCTGGCGCTCTACCGTCCCGGTCCCATGGGCGCCAACGCGCATACCGACTATGCGCTGCGCAAGAACGGGATCCAGGAAGTCATCCCGATCCATCCCGAGCTCAAGGAGCCCCTGGCCGAAATCCTCGGCGGCACCTACGGCCTGATCGTGTATCAGGAACAGGTCATGGCGGTGGCGCAGAAACTGGCCGGCTACTCCCTCGGCCAGGCCGATATTCTCCGGCGCGCCATGGGCAAAAAGAAGAAATCCGAGCTGGACAAGCAGTTCGCCGGGTTCTCCCAGGGCATGCAGGACAACGGCTACTCCATGGAAGCCGTCAAAACGCTGTGGGACATCCTCCTGCCGTTCTCCGACTATGCCTTCAACAAGGCGCACTCAGCCGCCTACGGCGTGATTTCGTACTGGACCGCCTACCTTAAGGCGCACTACGCGCCGGAGTACATGGCAGCCCTCCTGACCTCCGTGGGCGATGACAAGGACAAATCGGCGATCTACCTCAATGAATGCCGGCGCATGGGAATCACCGTGCTGCCGCCGGACGTCAACGAGTCGGCGCTGAACTTCACCCCTGTTGGCAATGACATCCGCTTCGGCATGGGGGCGATCCGCAACGTGGGCGTCAACGCCGTCGAAGCCATGGTGGCCGCCCGCGAAAAGGAAGGCGCCTACACGTCCTTCAAGGACTACCTGGTCAAGGTTCCCGCCGTGGTGTGCAACAAACGCACCATCGAGTCCCTGATCAAGGCCGGCGCCTTCGACTCCCTCAACCACCATCGGCGCGCACTGGCGATGATCCATGAGGAAGCCATCGACTCGGTCATCACCCTCAAGCGCAATGAGGCGATCGGCCAGTTCGACCTCTTCGCCGGCTTCGAGGAAGCCGAGTCCGAAGCTTCCCTCAGCATCGAGATCCCGGACCTTCCTGAATGGGAGAAGAAGGACAAGCTGTCCTTCGAACGGGACATGCTGGGACTCTACGTCTCGGACCACCCCCTCCAGGGCCTCGAAGGGCTCCTGAGCCAGCACGCGGACCAAAGCATCACGTCGATCATCGCCGAGGACGGGCCGCACGACGGCGCGATCGTCACCATCGCGGGCATGATCACCTCGCTCAGCCGCAGGATCGCGAAGGCCAGCGGCAATGCGTATGCCCGCGCCGAAATCGAAGACCTTGGCGGCTCGATGGAAGTGATGTTCTTCGGCCAGGTCTACGGCCCCATCGCGTCGGTGCTCGCCGAGGACCTGATCGTGGTGGTGAAGGGCCGCCTGCAGCGGCGCGACGACGGCGCCGTGACGCTGAACTGCATGGAACTGAGTGTTCCGGACCTCAGCGAGGGGACAAACGGACCCCTGCAGATTTCGATGCCCACGCACAAGGCCACGGAGGCGGTGGTCACCGAGCTCGGGGACGTCCTGCGGAACCACCGCGGAAACTCTGAAGTCAGGCTGCACCTGCAAGGGGATACGCGCACCGAAGTCATGGCCCTGCCCGTTCACCTCAGGGTCAACCCAAGCCCGTCACTTTTTGGAGACCTGAAGGTCCTCCTGGGGCCGACCTGCCTGGACTACTAAATTTCGTAGTCCAGGGGGACGGGCTGGCCGTAGCTGCCCGAGTGGTAAAGGAGCGGCGAGCCGTCCTCACCCACGGCGCCCTCCACCACCTCGACAACCACCACGGCGTTGTTCTCGAACGAGAGCCGCATCTGGATCTTGCCGATCAGCCAGCCTGCAACGTCCTTGAGGACCGGGACATCGTGCGGGCCCAGTTCCCAGTGGTCCCCGCCGAAGCGGTCCTTTGTCCGTGCGAACCGATCGGCCAGCGCCTGGTTTTCCAGGCCCAGCATGTGGACGCCGAGGTGGGTGGCGTTGGCCACAGCCGGCCAGGAACTTGAGCTGCGGGCCATATTGAAGGTGAACCGCGGCGGCTGGGCTGACAAAGACGCGACGGAGGTGGCGG contains the following coding sequences:
- the dnaE gene encoding DNA polymerase III subunit alpha; translated protein: MTSSNASFVHLHNHTEYSMLDGAARLGELFDETERLGMPALATTDHGYLFGAFDFWKRATDQGIKPIIGVEAYVTPGTARTDKSRVRWGEEHQRKDDISGGGSYTHMTLLSYNNAGMRNLFRASSIASLDAVFGKWPRLDRELLNTYSEGLIATTGCPSGEVQTRLRLGQYKEAVEAAAEFRDIFGAENYFCELMDHGLDIERRVTGDLLRLAKDLNLPLVATNDLHYTHEHDAKAHEALLAIQSGSTLLEPTYDNGGSRFAFSGSGYYLKSPQEMRELFRDHPDACDNTLLIAERCEVSFNTGANYMPRFPCPPGEDETSWLVKEVATGLEYRYPGGVPDKVRTQADYELEVITSMGFPGYFLVVADFINWAKNNGIRVGPGRGSGAGSMVAYAMRITDLDPLHHGLIFERFLNPDRVSMPDFDVDFDDRRRSEVIDYVTRKYGDERVAMIVTYGTIKTKQALKDSSRVLGYPFSMGEQLTKALPPAVMAKDIPLADIQNKDSKRYSEAGDFRQLIGTDPEAAKVFETALGIEGLKRQWGVHAAGVIMSSDPIIDVIPIMRRIQDGQVITQFDYPTCEGLGLIKMDFLGLRNLTIISDALENIKLNRGHDLDLDSLALDDVPSYELMARGDTLGVFQLDGGPMRALLKLMKPDNFEDISAVLALYRPGPMGANAHTDYALRKNGIQEVIPIHPELKEPLAEILGGTYGLIVYQEQVMAVAQKLAGYSLGQADILRRAMGKKKKSELDKQFAGFSQGMQDNGYSMEAVKTLWDILLPFSDYAFNKAHSAAYGVISYWTAYLKAHYAPEYMAALLTSVGDDKDKSAIYLNECRRMGITVLPPDVNESALNFTPVGNDIRFGMGAIRNVGVNAVEAMVAAREKEGAYTSFKDYLVKVPAVVCNKRTIESLIKAGAFDSLNHHRRALAMIHEEAIDSVITLKRNEAIGQFDLFAGFEEAESEASLSIEIPDLPEWEKKDKLSFERDMLGLYVSDHPLQGLEGLLSQHADQSITSIIAEDGPHDGAIVTIAGMITSLSRRIAKASGNAYARAEIEDLGGSMEVMFFGQVYGPIASVLAEDLIVVVKGRLQRRDDGAVTLNCMELSVPDLSEGTNGPLQISMPTHKATEAVVTELGDVLRNHRGNSEVRLHLQGDTRTEVMALPVHLRVNPSPSLFGDLKVLLGPTCLDY
- a CDS encoding flavin reductase family protein, which produces MSDTTPFEGTFKEMFRRHAAGVAIITVNYNGEPYGFTATSVASLSAQPPRFTFNMARSSSSWPAVANATHLGVHMLGLENQALADRFARTKDRFGGDHWELGPHDVPVLKDVAGWLIGKIQMRLSFENNAVVVVEVVEGAVGEDGSPLLYHSGSYGQPVPLDYEI